A segment of the Siphonobacter curvatus genome:
AAGTATGAACGTGATTTCAAAATTACCCGTTTACCGAGTCAAAACGCTTTGCAAGCGGCTATTCTGAAAAGCTGGCTGCAGCCTCAGGAGTAAATACAGAACTTTGTAGAAACCAAAAGAGCAGCGAACCCCGCTGCTCTTTTGGTTTCTTTATAATCTATCCTCTGCAAATTATCCTTTAAGTACAGCGGTTTGAGGCATCCACTGCAAGACCGTTTCCATGCGTCCATTGCCCGCAGGAGCTGGAGCCAGTACCTGATCCAGAACCGCTCCGGCAACGGCTACACCCAGAGCAATGACCACGGCGGGCCAGAAGCCACGAATGGTTAGACTACTCATGAACGAATCGACCAGCTTGAGCAGTACCGCCGTCACGAGCAGACGGATAACGAATGACAGGAGAAAGAACGTAACTAGGTTACCAATACCCCGCAGGATCCAGCCGATTGTAACATTGAGGAGAGCTAGGATCACAGCGACGAGTAACGCCTTCCCAAAACTTTTCACCTCAACCTGAGGCATGACATACGCTAGGCCAAAAATGACGGCAGCGTCGAGCAGTAAATGCAGAATTAAATTCATCTAAGTAGTTATAGCTAGGGTTGAAATGTTAGCTTCTTTACCAAAGGCATACCAAAATTCCTCTTTGCATAATCTGAGTCATATTTTCTACACATCAATGATTTTGCAAATGTTCTGATTGAGTTTCAGAAAACTGAGTAGATCTATTGCTGTACTACAAGATCCTATCCATCGAAAGCTTTCTCATATAGATACTCTTAAAGAAATTAGCCCTTTCAGGCATCTTTCACATCAATGCCGTGCTTTTCGGCAGCCCGACGAATGCGATCTTTGATAAGTTCGACCTCGTCGGAATCGTACTTGGCTGCATTGTCTTTGTGATGAATGTAGCTCCAGGCGGCTCGAATGTGTTCGGGCGTATCGATCGGATACTTATGATTGGTGGTATCAGCGAAGGGAACATCGCCGTATTTGCGTTCGCCTTCTTCAGGATTGACATCCTCCCGACGATCAATGTGCGTGCTCATGGTCTTTTAATGTTAGGGTGAAAATCATAACCTTGAGTAGTACAAAGGGCATGCCAATGGTTAGTCCAGGAAGGTGCTAGTATAGTGTTTTTGCAAGTAACGAATGGGTATACGTTTTGCAACAAAACTCCATTTTATGAAACACCTAATTACTTCCAAACTCTTCTTTTTACTCATTGGTATGCTACTGTCGG
Coding sequences within it:
- a CDS encoding DUF6582 domain-containing protein translates to MSTHIDRREDVNPEEGERKYGDVPFADTTNHKYPIDTPEHIRAAWSYIHHKDNAAKYDSDEVELIKDRIRRAAEKHGIDVKDA
- a CDS encoding phage holin family protein, with amino-acid sequence MNLILHLLLDAAVIFGLAYVMPQVEVKSFGKALLVAVILALLNVTIGWILRGIGNLVTFFLLSFVIRLLVTAVLLKLVDSFMSSLTIRGFWPAVVIALGVAVAGAVLDQVLAPAPAGNGRMETVLQWMPQTAVLKG